Genomic window (Cololabis saira isolate AMF1-May2022 chromosome 10, fColSai1.1, whole genome shotgun sequence):
catctgttgagaaaccgaccctggtgattggagactccatagtcagacatgtgaagccgactccagagaccttagttaggtgcatcccgggggccagagcgggcgacatagaagcaaatttgaagctactggcaaagggtaatcgtaaatatggtaaagttatcatcaatgtcggagctaatgactcccgtcttcgccagtcggaagtaaccagaatgaatattgtctcggtgtgtaacttcgccaaaaccatgtcagactccgtaggtttttctggccccctccccaatctgaccagcgatgacatgtttagtcgcatgctctcgctccgccgctggttgtctcagtggtgttcagaaaacgacgtggactttattgacaactgggagacattctggggaaagcccggtctgattagaagggacggcattcatcccacccgggatggtgcagctcttatgtctagaaatctggccaatgttattagacactccccctgacaatgcagggtccaggccaggatgcagagctgtagtttaacagggctggaggcgaggcttagtcagttagaggtccggtttggccaactagaccatagtccgatagaatcctctgcggaccggcccgtagcagctgagcgtaaccgctcccctgcagctccccggcagccggccaggcagggcagctgggtgacggttcggaggaagggtagtcttaaagggctcagcgacacatctgttgcttctcaaggaccaacgcctgccaacaaaactgtaggattgcattatgtaattagcgactctaaaactgtaggattacatgatattggcgactctggccaggtgcctagcaaaatagaagtggttgcagttccccgccctccaaaagttcaccaggtgcagcgttatagaggcgttaaccaagataaccttgtaaaaattaaaaccaatgcacatttggtaccaattacagaccgaaaaattagatgcggactactaaatatacgatcattaagctctaagtctctgttagtaaatgatataattacagagagcaggagtgatattttctgcttaacagaaacatggttacaggaggaagagtatgttagtttgaatgaatcaactccgcccggctactttaatcatcacattcctagaagcacgggccgaggcggaggagtcgcagcaatttataactccggtctccaaacaaaaattgaacccaagtgcaactataatacatttgaaagcctcatgcttggtctgaaatttccgagccggaaatcagagaagccagttgtgttagtggtagtgtaccggccccctgctggtgcgtatctggagtttttgtctgaattttcagatttcctttctggattattgatcagcacagataaattcatcatagtgggtgattttaacattcatatggatgttgaaagcgataatcttaaattagccttcgattctcttctagaatcaatgggtatctcacaaaaagtggataaaccgacgcactgttttaatcatactctcgatctcgttctcacctacggtgttgaaactgatggtctgttggtgtcacctgtaaactcccttttatccgaccattacttaataacgtttgaatttaattttgttgatgttgaagtgcaaaataggaggtattattttagcagatgtttgtctgatgaagttattgttaaatttagggaggccattgcttatcttacgacagtgcgaaatagtgatgtagtcgaggccagtgacctgggttctacctctgcagatgttgatttccttgctagtaacactgctgatttgttgcattcagctttagatgaagttgctcctttgaaaaggagggtttctagccacaggagcttaactccctggtacaattcagatatccgcatgttgaaacaaaacgtgcgtaaaatggaaaggaagtggtactcttgtaggtctgtagactctcatcgtgaatggaaagatattctaatagtatataaaaaagccattcgcaaagccagaacagcttattattcaacgctgatagaggataacaaaagtaacccacgttttctgttcagcactgtagccaggctgacaaagagtcacaactctgttgagccgtgcattcctgcagctctcagtagtgaggactttatgggcttcttcaacagtaaaatcgcgagaattagagaagaaatcaaccagccggttgtaggtgtttcttcagctttagcgacttccctaggctctgacttgtctctagactgttttgatcctatagacctccctgagctgacttcactcgttaatagagctaagtcaaccacatgtatgttagaccccatcccgactcgtctattcaaacatgttttttctcttattggtacgacaatactggaccaaattaacctatccctaagtttaggatatgtaccacaggttttcaaagtcgcagtaattaaacctttacttaaaaaaccttctcttgacccagacaccttagctaattatagaccaatttccaaccttccatttgtgtctaaaattctggaaaaggcagtttcaagccagttatgtgactatttgtatagaaatgatctgtttgaagtctttcagtcagggttcagaatgcatcatagcacagagacagcacttgttcgagtcacgaatgacctccttatggcctcagataagggattagtgtccatactggttctactggacctcagtgctgcttttgacactatagatcatggcattttactgcacaggttagagcatgttgttgggattaaagggacagctctatgttggtttaaatcatatctatctgacaggttccagtttgttcatgtacatgaggtttcttcagaacagtcaagggtctgttatggtgttccgcagggttcagtgctagggccaatcttgttcagtttatacatgcagccgttgggaagtataatccagaatcacggcatacactttcattgttatgctgatgatacgcagctctatttgtctatgaagccggatgaaacagaaccgttagttaaacttcaggcatgtcttagggacatcaaggactggatgtccagaaatttcctgcttctaaattcagataaaacagaggttatcattcttggtccagagcatcttaggaagggattagatggtgttgcgatggcttccagtgcaactgtgagaaatcttggtgttattttcgatcaggatttgtcgtttaaaccatatgtcaatcaggtttgtaaaatagcctttttccatctccgtaatattgcaaagattaggaaaatcctctcacagagtgatgcagaaaaactagttcatgcgtttgtatcttctagactagattactgtaatgtgttgttagcaggatgtccaagtaatttgctgaataggctccagctgatccaaaatgcagcagcacgagtactgacaggaattagcaggagagaccacgtctctccagtgttagcgtcgctccattggttacccgtaaaattcagaatccaatttaaaattttattacttgcgtataaagcccaaaacggcttagctccgcattatttgcaagacctgatagtgccttatgttcctgtcagagctctccgttctcagagtgcaggtttactcgtagttcctagagtatctaaatgtagatttggagggcgggcgttctgctatcaggcaccattactttggaaccaacttccaatctgggttaaggaggctgactccacctccacctttaaaactaaacttaaaacctttctgtttagtaaagcctatagttagtgtttagtaaacctctagctggtgttggtaaatctctaggtagtgtaaactttagtgtgtcagagtcgctcctgtagtttcttgtgctggcccccccttctcctcccttttctctcttttgtccatgttgcagcatcctttgccggacaccggaacctgcaggtggtcgtgggtggcttgtagcttgcattacggagcacaagtctttccctgaccctgcaccccaacctgggacttgctgattgggccggagcttcgggagctgtgtgctggcctgcggtccccacccctggtcatcccgttgctgccccccccttctcctcccttttctctcttttgtcctgcaggtggccgtgggtggcttgtagcttgcattacggagcacaagtcttttcctgaccctgcaccccaacctgggacttgctgattgggccggagcttcgggagctgtgtgctggcctgcggtccccacccccggtcatcccgttgctgcttccacctgcctgctgtgctgttgccgtccctgacccaccagtctggccctcggcaggagggtcccccctgatgagcctggtcctgctcaaggtttcttccctcctaaaggggagtttttccttgccactgtttggcttaaggtttttctcccactaggg
Coding sequences:
- the LOC133451820 gene encoding uncharacterized protein LOC133451820, with the translated sequence MAAPAPTASPLSCSVCEMFSYSSASFSEDGKCLKCSLFAGLEARLSQLEVRFGQLNHSPRASSANQAKLAADRPVAAERNRSPAAPEQPARQGSWVTVRRKTSLKGLTEHHHPLHVSNRFSPLSDTSVEKPTLVIGDSIVRHVKPTPETLVRCIPGARAGDIEANLKLLAKGNRKYGKVIINVGANDSRLRQSEVTRMNIVSVCNFAKTMSDSVGFSGPLPNLTSDDMFSRMLSLRRWLSQWCSENDVDFIDNWETFWGKPGLIRRDGIHPTRDGAALMSRNLANVIRHSP